In Archangium violaceum, the following are encoded in one genomic region:
- the nrfH gene encoding cytochrome c nitrite reductase small subunit — translation MRREAEGTVGRGSRARTWLFVALGACVGLAIGIGGFTFTYAKGYAYLANDPAACANCHVMREQYEGWQKSSHHAVATCNDCHTPSGLVGKYATKAFNGFWHSFYFTTGDFHEPIQIRPGNREVTERACRKCHGDLVETLEASHGAPETSCLRCHNSVGHPEGLGQPDARAQETRP, via the coding sequence ATGAGGCGCGAAGCGGAAGGGACGGTGGGGAGGGGCTCGCGCGCCCGGACCTGGCTGTTCGTCGCGCTGGGCGCGTGTGTGGGACTCGCCATCGGTATCGGTGGCTTCACCTTCACCTACGCGAAGGGCTACGCGTACCTCGCCAATGATCCCGCCGCCTGCGCCAACTGCCACGTCATGCGCGAGCAGTACGAGGGCTGGCAGAAGTCGAGCCACCATGCCGTGGCCACCTGCAATGACTGCCACACACCCTCGGGCCTGGTCGGCAAGTACGCGACCAAGGCGTTCAATGGCTTCTGGCACTCGTTCTATTTCACCACCGGCGACTTCCACGAGCCCATCCAGATCCGCCCGGGCAACCGGGAGGTGACGGAGCGGGCCTGCCGCAAGTGCCACGGCGACCTGGTGGAGACCCTCGAGGCCTCCCACGGTGCGCCAGAGACCTCATGCCTTCGCTGCCACAACTCGGTGGGCCACCCGGAAGGGCTCGGCCAGCCGGACGCGCGGGCTCAGGAGACCCGACCATGA
- a CDS encoding ammonia-forming cytochrome c nitrite reductase subunit c552, which translates to MSNPTTQPEPWLRRYRLVLLAALVSAAGAVAATALLVNISERKQEARNPFYRVVELDDTLEDPAIWGKNFPLQYDDYKRTVDQVRTKYGGSEAVPRTPTSVDPRSVVAQSRIEEDPRLKTMWAGYAFAVDFREERGHAYMLDDQTFTDRQHVTRQPGTCMHCHGSVFLPYKKLGDGDLIKGFEKMNQMPYVEARKLVEHPVACIDCHEPKTMALRVTRPGFIEGMRALKAGQGVPDYDVNARATRQEMRSYVCGQCHVEYYFKGPEKRLTYPWAKGLNVDGIMAYYEENGHKDWVHAETGAPVLKAQHPEFEMYNQGIHARSGVACADCHMAYKREGAMKISDHHVRSPLLNINRACQTCHKWSEEELKGRVETIQDRHHKLRNTAMDALVDLIHDIKERKLGGATDLQLAEARGFQRKAQFYLDFVEAENSNGFHAPQEAARILGDSINFSRLGQNALRKQSALQPTEARKAE; encoded by the coding sequence ATGAGCAACCCCACGACACAGCCGGAGCCCTGGCTCCGGAGGTACCGGCTCGTCCTCCTCGCGGCGCTCGTCTCGGCCGCGGGCGCGGTGGCGGCCACTGCCCTGCTGGTGAACATCTCCGAGCGCAAGCAGGAGGCGCGCAACCCCTTCTACCGGGTGGTGGAGCTGGACGACACCCTCGAGGACCCGGCCATCTGGGGGAAGAACTTCCCCCTGCAGTACGACGACTACAAGCGCACCGTGGACCAGGTGCGCACGAAGTACGGCGGCAGCGAGGCCGTGCCGCGCACGCCCACCTCGGTGGATCCGCGCTCGGTGGTGGCCCAATCGCGCATCGAGGAGGACCCGCGCCTGAAGACGATGTGGGCCGGCTATGCCTTCGCCGTGGACTTCCGCGAGGAGCGCGGCCACGCGTACATGCTGGATGACCAGACGTTCACGGATCGCCAGCACGTCACCAGGCAGCCCGGCACGTGCATGCACTGCCACGGCTCGGTCTTCCTGCCCTACAAGAAGCTGGGAGACGGCGACCTCATCAAGGGCTTCGAGAAGATGAACCAGATGCCCTACGTGGAGGCGCGCAAGCTGGTGGAGCACCCGGTGGCGTGCATCGACTGCCACGAGCCGAAGACGATGGCGCTCCGGGTGACGCGCCCCGGCTTCATCGAGGGCATGCGCGCGCTCAAGGCGGGCCAGGGGGTGCCCGACTACGACGTCAACGCCCGGGCCACGCGCCAGGAGATGCGCTCGTACGTCTGCGGCCAGTGCCACGTCGAGTACTACTTCAAGGGTCCGGAGAAGCGGCTGACGTACCCCTGGGCCAAGGGCCTGAACGTCGACGGCATCATGGCCTACTACGAGGAGAACGGGCACAAGGACTGGGTGCACGCCGAGACGGGGGCGCCGGTGCTCAAGGCCCAGCACCCCGAATTCGAGATGTACAACCAGGGCATCCACGCCCGCTCGGGCGTGGCCTGCGCCGACTGCCACATGGCCTACAAGCGCGAGGGCGCGATGAAGATCTCCGACCACCACGTGCGCAGCCCCCTGCTCAACATCAACCGCGCCTGCCAGACGTGCCACAAGTGGTCCGAGGAGGAGCTGAAGGGCCGGGTGGAGACCATCCAGGACCGTCACCACAAGCTGCGCAACACGGCCATGGACGCGCTGGTGGACCTCATCCACGACATCAAGGAGCGCAAGCTGGGCGGCGCCACGGACCTCCAGCTGGCCGAGGCCCGTGGCTTCCAGCGCAAGGCCCAGTTCTACCTGGACTTCGTGGAGGCGGAGAACTCCAACGGCTTCCACGCGCCCCAGGAGGCGGCCCGAATCCTCGGCGACTCCATCAATTTCTCACGGCTCGGCCAGAACGCCCTGCGCAAGCAGTCCGCGCTGCAGCCGACGGAGGCGCGCAAGGCGGAGTGA
- a CDS encoding SGNH/GDSL hydrolase family protein, with amino-acid sequence MSALSLRYVALGDSSGVGVGARHGGYVEHLFQRLRRVRAGVGLLNLSVSGATSATVLSGQLPKASRSRPHVVTLAVGINDLWRGVEPHQFESNLEQLARGLAGTGAPVVLANLPDMSLAPVARLATHFLPIELISARIASFNEAVARVVSRHGLIGVDLHTPSREELPRSPDYFSPDGFHPSDVGYMRMAEHFWPALHTAAERGASTAQATG; translated from the coding sequence ATGAGCGCACTCTCCCTGAGATACGTGGCCCTGGGCGACTCCTCCGGCGTCGGAGTGGGAGCGCGCCATGGCGGCTACGTGGAACACCTCTTCCAGCGGCTGCGCCGCGTCCGCGCGGGCGTGGGCCTGCTCAACCTGTCCGTGAGCGGGGCCACCAGCGCCACCGTCCTCTCCGGACAGCTCCCCAAGGCCAGCCGCTCCCGTCCCCACGTGGTGACGCTGGCGGTGGGCATCAACGACCTGTGGCGCGGCGTGGAGCCCCACCAGTTCGAGTCCAACCTCGAGCAGCTCGCACGCGGACTGGCGGGCACGGGCGCCCCGGTGGTGCTCGCCAACCTGCCGGACATGTCGCTCGCGCCCGTGGCGCGGCTGGCCACCCACTTCCTGCCCATCGAGCTCATCTCGGCGCGCATCGCCTCCTTCAACGAGGCCGTGGCGCGCGTGGTGTCCCGCCACGGCCTCATCGGCGTGGACCTCCACACCCCCAGCCGGGAGGAGCTGCCGCGCAGCCCCGACTACTTCTCGCCCGACGGCTTCCACCCCTCGGACGTGGGCTACATGCGGATGGCGGAGCACTTCTGGCCCGCCCTGCACACCGCCGCCGAGCGCGGCGCCAGCACCGCACAGGCCACCGGCTGA
- a CDS encoding 3-oxoacyl-[acyl-carrier-protein] synthase III C-terminal domain-containing protein has protein sequence MTRPSISFLGFGAALPERVRSSDDPLFERSREEARAQGVSEASLFYGNREHRCLGPDESLAALTARAGLAALEASGVRREQVDRLYGYVSVSEFISPNALYEVHREMGLGSHTLVVPVQSDFANFVMGTVLAWEALLAGHSERALVAVGAGWTRNVDYAQGHAFGIGDGAGAAVLGPGERLVLVDYAADTFSEEYGAMTMRPRPESGFDKPVYGLEPSRGMRAFLSSGMEGPPRLVERLLRKHGLTGEDITLVSHQATRKLLDHWNERIRPREYLHTLEDCGNMVIASIPVTLARHYRELRTKYLVLAGLGIGAHQMALLVRV, from the coding sequence ATGACGCGTCCTTCGATCTCCTTCCTGGGTTTTGGTGCCGCGCTGCCGGAGCGGGTGCGGAGCAGCGACGATCCCCTCTTCGAGCGGAGCCGCGAGGAGGCCCGGGCCCAGGGCGTGTCCGAGGCCTCGCTCTTCTATGGCAACCGTGAGCACCGCTGCCTGGGGCCGGACGAGTCGCTGGCCGCGCTCACCGCGAGGGCGGGGCTCGCGGCGCTGGAGGCCTCGGGGGTGCGGCGGGAGCAGGTGGATCGGCTCTACGGGTACGTCTCCGTGTCCGAGTTCATCTCTCCCAACGCGCTGTACGAGGTGCACCGGGAGATGGGACTGGGCTCGCACACGCTGGTGGTGCCGGTGCAGTCCGACTTCGCCAACTTCGTGATGGGGACCGTGCTGGCCTGGGAGGCCCTGCTCGCCGGGCACTCGGAGCGGGCGTTGGTGGCGGTGGGGGCGGGGTGGACGCGCAACGTGGACTACGCGCAGGGCCACGCCTTCGGCATCGGCGATGGGGCGGGTGCGGCCGTGCTCGGGCCCGGGGAGCGGCTCGTCCTGGTGGACTATGCCGCCGACACCTTCAGCGAGGAGTACGGGGCCATGACCATGCGCCCCCGCCCCGAGTCGGGCTTCGACAAGCCGGTGTATGGACTGGAGCCCTCCCGGGGCATGCGGGCCTTCCTGAGCTCCGGGATGGAGGGGCCGCCGAGGCTCGTCGAGCGGCTGCTGCGCAAGCACGGCCTCACCGGGGAGGACATCACCCTGGTGTCGCACCAGGCCACGCGCAAGCTGCTCGACCACTGGAACGAGAGGATCCGCCCGCGCGAATACCTGCACACGCTCGAGGACTGCGGGAACATGGTGATTGCCTCCATTCCCGTCACCCTGGCCCGCCACTACCGCGAGCTGCGCACGAAGTATCTCGTCCTCGCTGGTCTGGGCATCGGCGCGCACCAGATGGCCCTGCTGGTGCGCGTGTAG
- a CDS encoding Spy/CpxP family protein refolding chaperone, whose translation MKPIRLAVLTLSLFPLVTLAAPANPGDATERAEKQARMMRVLGLAEELELDEAQALKMAETMRQFDERRRPLVVQVQESARVLKQAADGDASVQSQVDQAVQRVFDARVQLATLDRDMYQALSKDLPPQKRARLAIFMARNEGKMVRLLKQAEREAQREQRRQQRLQQRMQRLQQRGTGGP comes from the coding sequence ATGAAGCCCATTCGACTGGCGGTACTGACCCTCTCCCTGTTCCCCCTGGTGACGCTGGCCGCTCCAGCCAATCCGGGTGACGCGACGGAGCGCGCGGAGAAGCAGGCGCGGATGATGCGGGTGCTGGGACTGGCGGAGGAGCTGGAGCTGGACGAGGCCCAGGCCCTGAAGATGGCGGAGACGATGCGCCAGTTCGATGAGCGGCGGCGACCGCTGGTGGTCCAGGTCCAGGAGTCCGCGCGGGTGTTGAAGCAGGCGGCGGATGGAGACGCATCAGTGCAGTCCCAGGTGGATCAGGCCGTGCAGCGGGTGTTCGACGCGCGGGTGCAGCTCGCGACGCTGGATCGCGACATGTACCAGGCGCTCTCCAAGGACCTGCCTCCACAGAAGCGGGCGCGGCTCGCCATCTTCATGGCCCGCAACGAGGGGAAGATGGTGCGGCTGCTGAAGCAGGCCGAGCGCGAGGCCCAACGCGAGCAGCGCAGACAGCAGCGCCTGCAGCAGCGGATGCAGCGCCTGCAGCAGCGCGGCACCGGCGGCCCGTAG
- a CDS encoding anti-sigma factor family protein, with translation MATCRDYEESLTLHASGALEPGEEARVRAHLESCAACRDEVEALREVLSLAALPPPSAREETVLEALPRTTVSRWRGTQVQQAARMRTAGALLALAAAVLLVLGPVVRQRTAVPTPPSVDVELPDSPAEEAHSALEEWALADPLAEALDLSEAQPEELQPGDEVLDSELDDFLSSPNPGDSL, from the coding sequence ATGGCCACGTGCCGGGACTACGAAGAATCGCTCACCCTCCATGCCTCGGGAGCGCTGGAGCCCGGGGAGGAGGCACGGGTGCGCGCGCACCTGGAGTCCTGCGCGGCGTGCCGGGACGAGGTGGAGGCCCTTCGCGAGGTGCTCTCCCTGGCCGCGCTGCCGCCTCCGTCCGCTCGGGAGGAGACAGTGCTGGAGGCACTGCCTCGGACGACCGTCAGCCGCTGGCGCGGGACCCAGGTCCAGCAGGCGGCACGCATGCGGACCGCCGGGGCCCTGTTGGCGCTGGCCGCCGCGGTGCTGCTGGTGCTGGGGCCCGTGGTGCGGCAGCGCACAGCCGTTCCCACGCCGCCATCGGTCGACGTGGAGCTGCCCGACAGCCCGGCGGAAGAGGCCCACTCCGCGCTCGAGGAGTGGGCGCTGGCGGACCCGCTGGCCGAAGCGCTCGACCTGAGTGAAGCGCAACCCGAGGAGCTCCAGCCCGGTGACGAGGTGCTGGACTCCGAACTGGACGATTTCCTGTCCTCCCCCAATCCAGGAGACTCGCTGTGA
- a CDS encoding RNA polymerase sigma factor: MKGAETSLALAETATEPSDEALCRAFLAGDEAAFGTLVERHRALIFALMRRYTARPEDAADLSQQAFLRALEASRRVFSRWSPSGSAPFRAWLIRIALNLAKNHARQGLRWRRVALVEMPEPEASEESAQESLERGERERQVRAAVLTLPRRQREVLTLRVDAGLGFRDIAETLGITETNAKVNFHHAVKRLRAQVAGTSEEGH, encoded by the coding sequence GTGAAGGGCGCGGAGACATCCCTGGCGCTGGCGGAGACCGCCACCGAGCCGAGCGACGAGGCGCTGTGCCGCGCCTTCCTGGCCGGTGACGAGGCGGCCTTCGGTACGCTGGTGGAGCGGCACCGGGCCCTGATCTTCGCGCTGATGCGGCGCTACACGGCCCGGCCCGAGGACGCGGCGGATCTCTCCCAGCAGGCGTTCCTGCGAGCCCTGGAGGCCTCGCGCCGCGTCTTCTCGCGCTGGAGTCCCTCGGGCTCCGCGCCCTTTCGGGCCTGGCTGATCCGCATCGCGCTCAACCTGGCGAAGAACCATGCCCGCCAGGGGCTGCGCTGGCGCCGGGTGGCACTGGTCGAGATGCCAGAGCCCGAGGCGTCAGAAGAGTCCGCACAGGAGTCACTGGAGCGAGGCGAGCGGGAGCGACAGGTACGAGCGGCGGTGCTCACCCTGCCCCGCCGCCAGCGCGAGGTGCTGACGCTCCGGGTGGACGCGGGGCTGGGCTTCCGGGACATCGCCGAGACGCTCGGCATCACCGAGACGAACGCGAAGGTGAACTTTCATCACGCCGTGAAGCGTCTGCGGGCGCAGGTGGCGGGCACGTCCGAGGAGGGACACTGA
- a CDS encoding TIGR02265 family protein — protein MPSDGAAARIKGSVLITRLNLLRKQGGVERLQQVLQRLPAADRKVLEGVIMPIGWYPLELNLRLDDAIAGALSPKERARAFVEMGRASAEENLQGPHHVFIRKGDPHFLLSHAPEIYRLYYAVGSRTYEKTGARSAVLRTVGAESVTEADCLTIIGWHQRAIEMSGGRDVRVDHPKCRARGNGYCEYLCSWLG, from the coding sequence ATGCCATCGGATGGCGCGGCCGCACGCATCAAGGGAAGTGTCCTCATCACCCGCCTCAACCTCTTGAGGAAGCAGGGAGGTGTGGAGCGTCTCCAGCAGGTGCTCCAACGGTTGCCGGCCGCGGATCGCAAGGTGCTCGAGGGTGTCATCATGCCCATCGGCTGGTACCCGTTGGAGCTGAACCTCCGCCTCGACGATGCCATCGCCGGGGCGCTCTCCCCCAAGGAGCGCGCCAGGGCCTTCGTCGAGATGGGCCGGGCCTCCGCGGAGGAGAACCTGCAGGGCCCCCACCACGTCTTCATCCGCAAGGGGGATCCGCACTTCCTCCTCAGCCACGCGCCGGAGATCTACCGGCTCTATTACGCGGTGGGCTCACGCACCTACGAGAAGACCGGTGCCCGGAGCGCGGTGCTGCGCACCGTGGGCGCGGAGAGCGTCACCGAAGCGGACTGTCTCACCATCATCGGCTGGCACCAGCGCGCCATCGAGATGAGCGGGGGCCGCGACGTGCGCGTCGATCATCCGAAGTGCCGCGCCCGCGGCAACGGCTACTGCGAGTACCTCTGCTCCTGGCTGGGTTAG
- a CDS encoding peroxiredoxin — protein MLEVGQAAPELTGTDCQGRTFSLSALRGRRVVLFFFPKAFTIGCTEETRHFRDNHEHLQSLGAELVGVSVDTVKTQCAFAEKEDIHFALLGDEARTISKAYDVLWPVLNVDRRVTYIIDPRGIIESVIRHEVRVYKHLDDVLRYLREHPLPEAGA, from the coding sequence ATGCTGGAAGTGGGACAAGCCGCCCCGGAGCTCACCGGGACCGATTGCCAGGGACGCACCTTCTCGCTCTCCGCGCTGAGGGGCCGGCGGGTGGTGCTCTTCTTCTTTCCCAAGGCCTTCACCATCGGCTGTACCGAGGAGACGCGGCACTTCCGGGACAACCACGAGCACCTTCAGTCACTCGGGGCGGAGCTGGTGGGCGTCTCGGTGGACACGGTGAAGACGCAATGCGCCTTCGCGGAGAAGGAGGACATCCACTTCGCGCTGTTGGGGGACGAGGCCCGCACCATCAGCAAGGCCTATGACGTGCTCTGGCCCGTGCTGAACGTGGACCGGCGCGTCACCTACATCATCGATCCGCGCGGCATCATCGAGTCCGTCATCCGTCACGAGGTGCGCGTCTACAAGCACCTGGATGACGTGCTGCGCTACCTGAGGGAGCACCCGCTGCCGGAGGCGGGCGCCTAA
- a CDS encoding YcaO-like family protein has product MPLPPAPSLTPAFLERLARALGVTRVARVTGLDRAGVEVAAAVRPGGYVLQVCNGKGLELQAASAGALLETAELWAAETVPLERLVWGTLERLEAQGHTVWSADTLGTRGGVVVPRLWSRQVRCAWREAAELHSGRPVLVPAQAVYCPPSGAPALGPMSVQWTSNGSGAHPERSRALLHALLEATERDQLARILPDGWTEEVLRARLLRSGGLEQGAPRTAALASALRQRGFDVHLFDLSPGTRTPGAVALPVGGAMLVDRDQGPVPLAAGYACGLGRDQALLGALLEAAQSRLTDIHGAREDVAAADREASLALAAACAEVRPRRAVQSMPDLSDEVSSPEEAVREVLTRLAKAGFPRAAAVELEAPLPGLHVVRVVVPGLRVSELL; this is encoded by the coding sequence GTGCCCCTCCCGCCTGCTCCCTCGCTGACACCTGCCTTCCTTGAACGGCTCGCCCGTGCGCTGGGTGTCACCCGGGTGGCTCGGGTGACCGGGTTGGACCGCGCCGGAGTGGAGGTGGCCGCCGCGGTGCGTCCGGGCGGCTACGTGCTGCAGGTGTGCAACGGCAAGGGGTTGGAGCTCCAAGCAGCGTCGGCCGGGGCCCTCCTGGAGACGGCGGAACTGTGGGCCGCGGAGACGGTGCCGCTGGAGCGGCTCGTCTGGGGAACACTGGAGCGCCTGGAGGCCCAGGGGCACACGGTCTGGAGCGCCGACACGCTGGGCACTCGGGGGGGCGTGGTGGTTCCCCGTCTGTGGAGCCGGCAGGTGCGCTGCGCGTGGCGCGAGGCGGCCGAGCTGCACTCCGGTCGTCCCGTGCTCGTCCCGGCGCAGGCCGTGTATTGCCCGCCCTCGGGGGCGCCAGCGCTCGGGCCGATGAGCGTGCAGTGGACGAGCAACGGCTCGGGCGCCCACCCCGAGCGGTCGCGGGCACTGCTGCATGCGCTGTTGGAGGCGACGGAGCGCGATCAGCTCGCGCGCATCCTCCCGGACGGGTGGACGGAGGAGGTGCTCCGCGCCCGCCTGCTGCGCTCCGGTGGGCTGGAACAGGGCGCGCCCCGCACGGCGGCGCTCGCGAGCGCACTGCGACAACGCGGCTTCGACGTCCACCTCTTCGACCTCTCTCCAGGTACTCGGACTCCCGGCGCCGTGGCCCTGCCCGTGGGGGGGGCGATGCTCGTGGACCGGGATCAGGGACCGGTGCCCCTGGCGGCGGGTTACGCATGTGGGCTGGGACGTGACCAGGCCCTGCTCGGCGCCTTGTTGGAGGCGGCGCAGTCCCGGCTGACCGACATCCACGGTGCGCGCGAGGATGTGGCCGCGGCGGACCGCGAGGCCTCCCTGGCCCTGGCCGCCGCCTGTGCCGAGGTGCGTCCGAGACGTGCCGTGCAGTCCATGCCCGACCTCTCCGACGAGGTGTCCTCGCCGGAGGAGGCCGTGCGCGAAGTGCTCACCCGGCTCGCGAAGGCGGGCTTCCCCCGGGCCGCCGCCGTCGAGCTGGAAGCCCCTCTCCCCGGACTCCACGTGGTGCGCGTGGTGGTGCCGGGCCTGCGCGTCTCGGAGCTGCTGTGA
- a CDS encoding TfuA-like protein, with protein sequence MKRRPVSSRPDDLVVFLGPSLPEDEALELAPCRVLPPARQGDVWRALSLRPRAIALVDGVFEAQPSVWHHELLAALDAGVAVFGGGSMGALRAAELAEHGVVGVGHIFEAYRRRELVDDSEVALLHADAEHGFRPFTVPLVNVRHAARLAQRARVLAPREARALVDAAAALFYQDRTWPRVLAAVAEAWRPAIRQKWDAWAAGGIEDLKREDARACIQAAAAFVASGARAPVRERTGRAPPSSYVRRRRLMEGLCETEAGLVSSEDVLAALREAPDAVELAEAGLRRALLAGWARTLGLSPTSEEVTWAESEWWARLDVPPAERETYLAACGLDAHELRRLCEERALERLTLEHASRLLPDGPSWDEALANEARLQGRWVEAASGLVAPRRGRRKR encoded by the coding sequence GTGAAACGCCGTCCCGTCTCCTCCCGTCCCGATGACCTCGTCGTCTTCCTCGGCCCCTCTCTGCCGGAGGACGAGGCCCTGGAGCTGGCTCCGTGCCGCGTGCTGCCACCGGCCCGACAGGGCGACGTGTGGCGTGCGCTCTCCCTGCGCCCGAGGGCCATCGCCCTGGTGGATGGCGTCTTCGAGGCGCAGCCCTCCGTCTGGCACCACGAGCTGCTGGCCGCGCTCGATGCCGGGGTGGCGGTGTTCGGCGGAGGCAGCATGGGGGCCCTGCGCGCGGCGGAGCTCGCCGAGCATGGCGTGGTGGGCGTGGGCCACATCTTCGAGGCGTACCGCCGGCGCGAGCTGGTGGACGACTCCGAGGTGGCGCTGCTCCATGCCGACGCGGAGCACGGCTTCCGTCCCTTCACGGTGCCGCTCGTCAACGTGCGGCACGCGGCACGGCTGGCGCAGCGCGCGCGGGTGCTCGCGCCTCGCGAGGCCCGGGCGCTGGTGGACGCGGCGGCGGCGCTCTTCTACCAGGACCGCACATGGCCCCGGGTGCTGGCGGCCGTGGCGGAGGCCTGGCGTCCGGCCATCCGGCAGAAGTGGGACGCGTGGGCCGCTGGGGGCATCGAGGATCTCAAACGAGAGGACGCGCGTGCCTGCATCCAGGCGGCCGCGGCCTTCGTCGCCTCCGGAGCACGTGCCCCCGTGCGCGAGCGCACCGGCCGTGCCCCGCCGTCCTCCTACGTCCGCCGCCGCCGTCTCATGGAAGGGCTGTGCGAGACGGAGGCGGGCCTCGTGTCCTCGGAGGATGTGCTCGCCGCCCTGCGGGAGGCTCCCGACGCGGTGGAGCTGGCCGAGGCGGGATTGCGGCGGGCGCTGCTCGCGGGGTGGGCCCGGACGCTGGGCCTCTCACCTACCTCCGAGGAGGTGACGTGGGCCGAGTCGGAGTGGTGGGCGCGCCTGGACGTTCCACCCGCGGAGCGCGAGACGTACCTCGCCGCCTGTGGCCTGGACGCGCACGAGCTGCGGCGCCTGTGCGAGGAGCGCGCGCTGGAGCGTCTCACGCTCGAACACGCGTCGCGGCTGTTGCCCGATGGGCCCTCGTGGGACGAGGCGCTCGCGAACGAGGCGCGCCTCCAGGGCCGCTGGGTGGAGGCAGCCAGCGGGCTCGTCGCCCCGAGGCGTGGCCGCCGCAAGCGGTGA
- a CDS encoding DNA-methyltransferase encodes MKPHDEIDSYRCVRADAREPEGYRAVLGEAKASFLHTDPPYCLLTRRRKGGDLRDPRANKKIDRNPIVRFETVRDYRAFTEAWMTRAVAHLTPDATLAIWTNLLGKEPILAVARSLGYGHLRGEYVWGKRTTDKNANEQLLRVYEVALVLSRTPEPPLDPAGLPTVWAVVGGYDDDAEAARWGNHPHHKPFSVLEPLVRTWSRPGDRVLDPFAGSGSMPAAALRLGRQPACLEVEPEWAERVTRRLRETASELARGAGSRPEINTPADKVSATGNHR; translated from the coding sequence ATGAAACCTCACGATGAGATCGACTCCTACCGCTGCGTGCGGGCCGATGCGCGGGAACCCGAGGGATACCGGGCCGTGCTGGGCGAGGCGAAGGCTTCCTTCCTGCACACCGACCCGCCGTATTGCCTGCTCACGAGGCGCCGCAAGGGCGGAGACCTGAGGGACCCGCGCGCGAACAAGAAGATCGACCGCAACCCCATCGTCCGCTTCGAGACGGTGCGCGACTACCGCGCCTTCACCGAGGCGTGGATGACGCGGGCGGTGGCGCACCTCACCCCGGACGCGACACTGGCCATCTGGACGAACCTGCTGGGCAAGGAGCCCATCCTCGCGGTGGCGCGCTCGCTGGGCTACGGCCACCTGCGGGGCGAGTACGTCTGGGGCAAGCGCACCACGGACAAGAACGCCAATGAGCAGCTGCTGCGCGTGTACGAGGTGGCGCTCGTCCTGTCGCGCACGCCGGAGCCCCCGTTGGACCCCGCGGGCCTGCCCACCGTCTGGGCGGTGGTGGGTGGCTACGATGACGACGCCGAGGCGGCGCGCTGGGGCAACCACCCCCACCACAAACCCTTCTCCGTGCTGGAGCCCCTGGTTCGCACCTGGAGCCGGCCGGGGGATCGGGTGTTGGACCCCTTCGCCGGCAGTGGCTCGATGCCCGCGGCGGCGCTGCGACTGGGACGCCAGCCGGCGTGCCTGGAGGTGGAGCCCGAGTGGGCCGAGCGGGTGACGCGGCGGCTCCGCGAGACGGCGAGCGAGCTGGCCCGGGGGGCGGGGAGTCGGCCGGAAATCAACACCCCCGCCGACAAGGTATCCGCCACCGGGAATCATCGGTAG